Sequence from the Clostridium saccharobutylicum DSM 13864 genome:
AGTTTAGTAAATCTTTAGTAGGAAGAGAAATGGATGTTTTAGTAGAACAAGAAGTTCCTACAAAGAAAGATATATTTGAAGGATATACAAGAAACTATGTAAAGGTTGAAATAGTTAATGGTAATGAGGATATGATAGGTAAAATAGTTAATTGTAAAATAGAAGAGGCAAATGGAGATTACCTTACTGGAAAATTAATATAGCATTTTGTATAATTACAATCATAGACAACTAAATTTACGTTCGGGGAAACCAATATATGAAAAAGGAAGTTAACTTATATACATAAGTTAACTAAGGTGGAATAACCAAATGTAAAATTTGGATTCTCACTTATCATTTAAGGAGGTGAAATTATGGAAGGGTGTATATTTTGCAAAATAGTAAATGGAGAAATTCCAAGCAATAAATTATATGAAGATGATAAAGTATATGCGTTTTATGATATAAATCCAGAAGCGCCTACACATTTTTTAGTGATACCTAAGGATCATATTGAAAGTGCAAATGCTTTGAATGAAAAAAATGTAGATATTATTTCACATATATTTATGGTTATTAATAAATTAGTAGTAGATCTTGGAATATCAGATAAAGGCTATAGAATTGTAAATAATTGTGGTGAAGATGGCGGTCAAACCGTAAATCATCTCCATTTTCACGTACTTGGAGGCAGAAGTTTACAATGGCCACCAGGTTAAAAAAAATGTTGAAAATAAGTTAGAAATCGATATAGATTTTTGCTTAATTTCTTGACAGTGATTGTTTAAATGCTGTATAATACAATATGTGTTATTAAGCCCATAGCTGAGTTAATTTAAGCTAGCGGAGGGAGGGATATTAAATGTCAGAAATTAAAGTTGGAGAAAACGAAACACTTGAAAGTGCGTTAAGAAGATTTAAGAGAAAATGTGCTAGAGCTGGGGTTATTTCAGAAGTTAGAAAAAGAGAACATTATGAAAAACCAAGCGTTAAGAGAAAGAAAAAATCAGAAGCTGCTAGAAAGAGAAAATTCAAATAGTGATGATTTCTTTTGAAAGAAGGTACAAAAATGTCATTAATTAAAGATAGATTACAAGAAGATTGGAAAGCTGCTTTAAAGACAAAAGATAAATTCACGGCTAACGTAATTAGTACTGCTAAATCAGCTATATTATTAGTTGAAAAAACTGATAATAGA
This genomic interval carries:
- a CDS encoding histidine triad nucleotide-binding protein, encoding MEGCIFCKIVNGEIPSNKLYEDDKVYAFYDINPEAPTHFLVIPKDHIESANALNEKNVDIISHIFMVINKLVVDLGISDKGYRIVNNCGEDGGQTVNHLHFHVLGGRSLQWPPG
- the rpsU gene encoding 30S ribosomal protein S21; protein product: MSEIKVGENETLESALRRFKRKCARAGVISEVRKREHYEKPSVKRKKKSEAARKRKFK